Proteins encoded in a region of the Streptomyces sp. NBC_00258 genome:
- a CDS encoding carbonic anhydrase — MISDPAPHRAVRPSRTASVAPFSGATLPARRSLLRAALTGTAVLGAGLAVGAAPAAAAPPTAAARKRPTTAEEALRELASGNRRWSTFRERHPDESPAVRQSLTTAQHPFALVLGCIDSRVPPELVFDQGLGDLMTVRSAGQVLDEAVLGSLAYGVLELGIPLLMVLGHQSCGAVKATVQADESGEELPAHIQYLADRISPAIDRSKEGDARIDATIDANIRLIRSQLAAEPDLAAKVDSGALAIVGARYELTTQRVRRIG, encoded by the coding sequence GTGATCTCTGACCCAGCACCCCACAGAGCTGTCCGCCCGTCGCGGACGGCATCCGTCGCCCCGTTCTCCGGCGCGACACTCCCTGCCCGGCGCTCCCTCCTCCGCGCCGCGCTCACCGGGACCGCGGTCCTCGGCGCCGGTCTGGCCGTCGGCGCCGCACCTGCGGCCGCCGCGCCCCCCACCGCCGCCGCGCGCAAGCGGCCCACCACCGCCGAGGAGGCCCTGCGTGAGCTGGCGTCGGGCAACCGCCGCTGGAGCACCTTCCGCGAGCGGCATCCCGACGAGTCTCCCGCCGTCCGGCAGTCGTTGACGACCGCTCAGCACCCTTTCGCGCTCGTGCTCGGCTGCATCGACTCCCGGGTGCCTCCGGAACTGGTCTTCGACCAGGGTCTCGGTGATCTGATGACCGTACGCAGTGCGGGCCAGGTCCTCGACGAGGCCGTGCTCGGCAGCCTCGCGTACGGGGTGCTCGAACTGGGGATCCCGCTGCTCATGGTGCTCGGCCACCAGTCGTGCGGGGCAGTGAAGGCCACGGTCCAGGCGGACGAGTCGGGCGAGGAACTGCCCGCCCACATCCAGTACCTGGCCGACCGGATCAGCCCGGCCATCGATCGCAGCAAGGAGGGCGACGCCCGCATAGACGCGACGATCGACGCCAACATACGGCTCATCCGGTCACAGCTCGCGGCGGAGCCCGACCTCGCCGCCAAGGTGGACTCGGGCGCGCTGGCCATCGTCGGCGCCCGCTACGAACTGACCACCCAGCGGGTACGCCGCATCGGCTGA
- a CDS encoding purple acid phosphatase family protein, producing the protein MRCCFSAPLAAMSALPSPCEVLRSGALLAPTLLRAAAGALHGPGRKSHAHHPDALAAVHLELVTLTEDRAIITWYTGVPGTNDGLGHMLPAVTEGEVVYGTHPSRLDRTASEGRPTAHHHVELTDLEPGQTYYYQARSRGKAATPTPLHLIRGNAVGTNRYGLGSSRGPYSFTTPQPPPGRHLLSIALCNDFHIGETTAGLMAGLPLLRGVAQEPGLAPYPEIMSRALVEEARRRGADLLLAAGDISAGGAPRDLAEAKRILDGFGSHGQDYFVVRGNHDRPRHRDAGDAFREGFLGGAGPAYFARDLGGLRIIGLDTYEKDGNGADAGGLGDEQLSWFRARLKERGDQPTVVFGHHPLTVRDSLFPVSGGQRLGRRQARSILDAYASAPGVFLHHAGHTHRNKRTLLPQAPHVTLQEVSAAKDYPGGFCLLRIHSGGYALNHYKTSGAAAREWGERSRRVAGGLWPHHALGRAVADRNSMTAHDLSGVSPRSLQATATAGSRPGLGTATS; encoded by the coding sequence ATGCGCTGCTGCTTCTCCGCTCCCCTCGCGGCCATGTCGGCCCTGCCCTCTCCCTGTGAAGTCCTGCGATCCGGCGCCCTCCTCGCCCCCACGCTGCTGCGTGCCGCCGCCGGGGCCCTCCACGGGCCCGGACGAAAGAGCCACGCCCATCACCCCGACGCCTTGGCCGCCGTTCATCTGGAACTGGTCACCCTGACCGAGGACCGCGCCATCATCACCTGGTACACCGGGGTGCCCGGCACCAACGACGGGCTGGGCCACATGCTGCCCGCCGTCACGGAGGGTGAGGTCGTCTACGGCACTCACCCCTCCCGGCTGGACCGCACCGCGTCGGAGGGCCGGCCCACGGCGCACCACCATGTCGAGCTCACGGACCTGGAGCCCGGGCAGACGTACTACTACCAGGCACGCTCGCGGGGCAAGGCCGCCACACCCACGCCGCTGCACCTCATCCGCGGCAACGCCGTCGGCACCAACCGCTACGGGCTCGGTTCGAGCAGGGGTCCGTACTCCTTCACCACACCGCAGCCCCCGCCGGGGCGGCATCTGCTGTCGATAGCGCTCTGCAACGACTTCCACATCGGGGAGACGACCGCCGGTCTGATGGCCGGCCTGCCCCTGCTGCGCGGCGTGGCGCAGGAGCCGGGACTCGCGCCGTATCCGGAGATCATGAGCCGGGCCCTGGTCGAGGAGGCCCGGCGGCGCGGAGCGGATCTGCTGCTGGCCGCGGGGGACATCTCGGCCGGCGGCGCGCCTCGGGACCTGGCGGAGGCCAAACGGATCCTCGACGGCTTCGGCAGCCACGGACAGGACTACTTCGTCGTACGCGGAAACCACGACCGGCCCCGTCACCGCGACGCCGGCGACGCCTTCCGCGAGGGATTCCTCGGCGGAGCGGGGCCCGCGTACTTCGCCCGCGACCTCGGCGGACTGCGGATCATCGGGCTCGACACGTACGAGAAGGACGGCAACGGCGCCGACGCCGGCGGGCTCGGTGACGAGCAACTGTCCTGGTTCCGGGCCCGGTTGAAGGAGCGCGGCGACCAGCCCACCGTCGTGTTCGGCCACCATCCGCTGACCGTACGGGACTCCCTCTTCCCCGTGAGCGGTGGGCAGCGCCTCGGCCGCCGCCAGGCCCGCTCCATCCTCGACGCCTACGCCTCCGCACCCGGTGTCTTCCTCCACCACGCGGGCCACACCCACCGTAACAAGCGCACCCTCCTGCCGCAGGCGCCGCACGTCACACTGCAGGAGGTCAGCGCCGCCAAGGACTATCCAGGCGGCTTCTGCCTGCTCCGGATCCACTCCGGCGGCTACGCCCTCAACCACTACAAGACCAGCGGCGCCGCGGCCCGTGAATGGGGCGAGCGCAGCCGCCGCGTGGCCGGGGGTCTGTGGCCGCACCACGCCCTGGGCCGCGCGGTCGCCGATCGCAACAGCATGACCGCCCACGACCTGTCCGGCGTCAGCCCTCGCAGCCTTCAGGCCACAGCAACGGCAGGCTCCCGTCCCGGCCTGGGCACCGCCACCTCATAG
- a CDS encoding M23 family metallopeptidase codes for MTVEREGAASVHEAAGTDERAGAEGALSRHGTHTESANHAGPDGSADAAAPEDVTPEDVTDEPPRHEHPSATPTADEEQRPRRRGPGPFALIVAPSLLALIGVSGYLALNGGLSPDQSQGPDPAQTSVGNVDASYVPWLRKAADACTVVTPSLLAAQIDQLSGWSNDSASLSQQGIAGFTDAQWRTWGRDDNANGRSSPHDREDAIMALGRQDCALAEKVTDLRTEGTVSGSLVDLTLAAYTVGTDTVKRAGRVPADARTFLDQVKDRLPRYDALVRRTPDQNGGQNATAVLTPPVSTLTVTSSFGSRTHPLTGVTKLHTGVDFGAPQGAQVSAARDGRIEFAGTTTAYGIRVVIDHGAIDGKRLQTTYSHLSALQVTAGQTVTAGSPVGLVGSTGLSTGPHLHFEVLLDGQYMDPLPWLGTAR; via the coding sequence GTGACCGTGGAGAGGGAAGGCGCGGCATCCGTCCACGAGGCGGCGGGCACGGACGAACGAGCCGGTGCCGAAGGGGCGTTGAGTCGGCACGGCACACATACGGAGTCGGCAAATCATGCCGGGCCGGACGGTTCGGCGGATGCCGCGGCGCCCGAGGACGTCACCCCCGAGGACGTCACCGATGAACCGCCGCGGCATGAACATCCGTCGGCGACGCCGACCGCGGACGAGGAACAACGACCGCGTCGCCGCGGTCCCGGCCCCTTCGCCCTGATCGTGGCGCCCAGTCTGTTGGCGCTGATCGGGGTGTCGGGATACCTGGCCCTGAACGGCGGACTCTCCCCCGACCAGTCCCAGGGACCGGATCCGGCACAGACGTCCGTCGGCAACGTCGACGCCTCCTACGTTCCTTGGCTGCGCAAGGCGGCCGACGCCTGCACGGTCGTCACCCCCTCCCTCCTCGCCGCTCAGATCGATCAGCTCTCCGGGTGGAGCAACGACAGCGCCAGCCTGTCGCAGCAGGGGATCGCAGGTTTCACGGACGCCCAATGGCGGACCTGGGGCCGGGACGACAACGCCAACGGCCGTTCCTCACCGCACGATCGGGAGGACGCCATCATGGCCCTCGGCCGGCAGGACTGCGCTCTCGCCGAGAAGGTGACCGATCTGAGGACCGAGGGAACCGTCAGCGGCAGCCTCGTGGACCTCACTCTCGCCGCGTACACGGTCGGGACGGACACGGTGAAGCGGGCGGGCCGCGTGCCCGCCGACGCACGTACGTTCCTCGACCAGGTCAAGGATCGGCTTCCGCGGTACGACGCGCTCGTCCGTCGAACCCCCGACCAGAACGGCGGCCAGAACGCCACCGCGGTGCTGACACCTCCCGTCAGCACACTGACGGTCACCTCGTCCTTCGGGTCACGTACACATCCGTTGACCGGGGTCACCAAGCTCCACACGGGAGTGGACTTCGGCGCACCTCAGGGTGCACAGGTGTCCGCCGCACGTGACGGCCGGATCGAGTTCGCGGGTACCACCACGGCGTACGGCATCCGTGTGGTGATCGACCACGGCGCGATCGACGGCAAGCGGCTGCAGACGACCTACAGTCACCTGTCGGCCCTCCAGGTCACCGCGGGCCAGACCGTGACCGCCGGCTCCCCGGTCGGGCTCGTCGGCTCCACCGGCCTGTCCACGGGACCCCATCTGCACTTCGAGGTCCTCCTCGACGGGCAGTACATGGATCCGTTGCCCTGGCTCGGCACCGCCCGCTGA
- a CDS encoding pyridoxamine 5'-phosphate oxidase family protein, whose translation MTNDRITEILSRPLSQELLARDLCRLAYVAKDGTPRNIPIAFAWNGKEAVMCTSKNAPKLASLRHNPAVAITIDTEVHPPKILLVRGTVELDEVDGIPEEYLEMNGSYTMTAEQRIEWEAEVRSLYDGMVRIVMTPTWAKLIDFETTLPSAVEELIQQRAERQQHSGNNERSDESTPSKS comes from the coding sequence ATGACGAACGACCGGATCACCGAGATCCTCAGTCGCCCGCTGAGCCAGGAGCTGCTGGCCCGTGACCTGTGCCGTCTGGCCTACGTGGCCAAGGACGGGACACCGCGGAACATCCCGATCGCCTTCGCCTGGAACGGCAAGGAGGCGGTGATGTGCACGTCGAAGAACGCCCCGAAGCTGGCGTCGCTCCGTCACAACCCGGCCGTCGCCATCACAATCGACACCGAGGTGCACCCGCCCAAGATCCTGCTCGTCCGCGGCACCGTTGAACTCGACGAGGTCGACGGCATTCCCGAGGAGTACCTCGAGATGAACGGCTCCTACACCATGACGGCCGAGCAACGCATCGAGTGGGAGGCCGAGGTCCGCTCGCTCTACGACGGCATGGTCCGCATCGTGATGACACCGACGTGGGCGAAGCTGATCGACTTCGAGACGACCCTGCCCAGCGCCGTCGAGGAACTCATCCAGCAGCGCGCCGAACGTCAGCAGCACAGCGGCAACAACGAGCGGTCCGACGAGTCGACACCGTCGAAGTCGTGA
- a CDS encoding response regulator, translating to MTRVLVVEDDPQLVRALVINLQARKYGVDPAPDGATALRLAAVRRPDVVVLDLGLPDMDGVDVIKALRGWTRVPILVLSARRASDEKVAALDAGADDYVTKPFSMDELLARLRAAVRRTETAPLTQETAMVTTGDFTIDLLAKKATRAGHDIRLTPTEWHLLEILVTSPGRLITQKHLLQEVWGVSQSNKTNYLRVYMAQLRRKLETDPSHPRHLITEPGMGYRFEG from the coding sequence ATGACCCGGGTACTGGTGGTGGAGGACGACCCTCAGCTCGTCCGGGCCCTGGTGATCAACCTTCAGGCCCGCAAGTACGGAGTGGACCCGGCACCCGACGGTGCCACCGCGCTCCGCCTCGCCGCCGTGCGCCGGCCCGATGTGGTCGTTCTCGACCTGGGCCTGCCGGACATGGACGGTGTGGACGTCATCAAGGCCCTGCGTGGCTGGACCCGTGTACCGATCCTGGTGCTCTCCGCCCGCAGGGCCTCCGACGAGAAGGTGGCGGCGCTCGACGCTGGCGCCGACGACTACGTCACCAAGCCGTTCAGCATGGACGAACTGCTGGCCCGGCTGCGGGCCGCCGTCCGCCGTACCGAGACCGCACCGCTCACCCAGGAGACCGCCATGGTCACGACGGGCGACTTCACCATCGACCTGCTGGCCAAGAAGGCCACCCGGGCCGGACACGACATACGCCTCACGCCGACCGAATGGCATCTGCTGGAGATCCTGGTCACCAGCCCCGGGCGTCTCATCACGCAGAAGCACCTGCTCCAGGAGGTGTGGGGCGTCTCCCAGAGCAACAAGACCAACTATCTCCGGGTCTACATGGCGCAACTGCGCCGCAAGTTGGAGACGGACCCCTCCCACCCCCGCCACCTCATCACGGAACCCGGCATGGGATACCGCTTCGAAGGCTGA